In the Ignavibacteriales bacterium genome, AATTGCAGAAGAACACGCTGTAACTTTTGCTGCTGGAATGGCAACACAAGGAATTATTCCTGTGGTTGCTATTTATTCTACTTTTCTTCAACGTGCATTCGATCAAATGATTCACGATGTTGCGTTACAAAAACTACATGTGGTTTTTGTTTTAGATAGAGCAGGATTAGTCGGTGCTGATGGACCGACCCACCACGGTGCATTTGATCTAACTTATCTGCGTTTGATACCAAACATTGTCATCATGGCGCCGAAAGATGAAGCAGAGCTCCGCGATATGCTTTTCACTGCTGTTAATTATGAGAAAGGACCAATTGCAATTCGTTATCCGCGTGGTTCGGCGCTCGGAGTTCCAGTAAAAAATGGATTTACTGAAATCCCGATTGGTAAAGCTGAAAGATTGGTTAACGGGCAAGATGTTGCTCTACTTGCAGTTGGAAATATGGTTGAGTATGCAAAAAAATCTTCTGAGAAATTATTGGCAGAAGGTATTCGTTGCGAAATAATTAATATGCGGTTCATTAAACCTCTTGATGTTGATATGTTGCATGATGTAGTTACTCGATTTGAAAAAATCGTTACGCTTGAAGAAAGTACAATTATAGGCGGATTTGGAACCGGTGTGCTGGAATATCTAGCCGAGAGAAATTTAAAGAATGATATTTTAAGAATTGGACTACCCGATAAATTTGTTGATCATGGAACTCAAGAAGAATTGCACAAGCAGATTGGTATAGATCCGGATGGTATTGTTGAAAAAATTAAAAAATTTCTCAATACAAAAATAAATCATGGTGTGGTAGCTTAATGGAAAAAACAAAAGTTGCCGTTATCGGTCTTGGCGGAATCGCTCAGCTAGTACATTTGCCAATATTATCAAAATTGATGAATGTTCAAATTTCAGCTGTGGCTGATAGAAATAAGAATCAACTTAATTCAGTTGGTGATATATTCAAAATTGAAAAACGCTATACTGACCATAAAGAGATGCTTGATAAAGAGGAAATCGAAGCTGTTATAATTGCAACTCCAACAAATACACATCTAGAAATAGCATTAGATTGTTTAAAAGCAAACAAACATATCTTGATAGAAAAACCGATTGCAAGAAGTGTTGAGGAAGCAAAACAAATAAATGCAGCATCAAAAAAATATAAAAAACAAGTAATGGTTGGAATGAACTTACGTTATCGTCCGGATGCTATGTTAATGAAAAGTTTAGTAAATAGCGGTGAACTGGGAGATATTTGTTATATCCGCTGCGGGTGGTTAAGAAAACAAAGCAACGAGCAAAAATGGTTTATTAATAAGAGCCAATCCGGCGGCGGCGTAATAATTGATCTTGGTATTTTAATTCTTGATTTGGCGCTCTGGATTTTGAATGATAAAAAGATGAAAAGTGTTTCCGTCCAAAAATTTAATCACAATACAAAAGATGTAGAAGATTCCGCAATCGGATTGATCCGTTTCGATGACGATCGTGTTATAAGTTTTGAAGTAAGTTGGGGGTTACATTCGGAATGGGATAAATTTCATCTTGCAGCATTTGGTACCGAGGGCACTGCTCATCTTAATCCCTTACGTGCATATAAGCGAATGGAATCAAGCCATATTGATTATACAGTTTCAAATCAATCTAATCAAACAAACCTATTTAAGAAATCTTATGAAAATGAATTAAAACATTTTATCGGCGTTGTTCGCGAAAATACTCCGGTTATTTCAACCGGAGACGATGCAGTTTCTTTGATGATTTTATTGGAAGCACTTTATAAATCGGCAAAGCTTAAGAAGGAAATAAATCTTTAAAAATTATGCAGACAAAGATTCTTTTAGTTGATGATGAAAAAGATATTGTAGAATTTCTTCAATATAACTTGGTCCAAGAGGGATTTAAGGTAATCACTGCCTTTAATGGTAAGGAAGCACTGGAAAAAATTTCTCAAAAACCAGATTTGATTATATTAGATGTTATGATGCCTAAGATGGACGGTTACGAAGTATGCTCTAAAATCAGAAGCATGGAGGAATTTAAAAACACGCCAATTATTTTTCTAACCGCTAAAGCAAGTGAACAAGATGAAGTACTCGGACTGAATATCGGCGCAGATGATTTTATTCAGAAACCAATCTCTCCAAAGAAATTAACAGCTCGTGTAAAATCTAACCTTCGCAAATTAGAAACCTCTCAGACTGAAATAAGTAATGCCGCAGAAATAAATGCCGGCCCCTTAACTATTAATAAAGAAAAATATTCAGTTTCACTTGCTGGGAAACAAATTGTATTTCCGAAAAAAGAATTTGAAATACTCGCTTATCTGGCATCGCATCCAGGTAAAGTTTTTCATAGGGACAAAATACTGAGTGATATTTGGGGTTCTGAAATTTTTGTTGTAGAAAGAACTATTGATGTTCATGTTAGAAAGATAAGAGAGAAACTCGGCGATTACGCAGATTTGATTGAAACAATAAAAGGCGTTGGATACCGGTTTAAAAGTGATGAGTAATCTCAAAAAATATTTTTTCTCCGCAAAAAGAATAATCCCGTCAGTTTTTTCTGTCACAACAATTCTAATAATTTTGTTTTCTTTTTTATTCAGCTTAACCGTAATTCAACTACTCGAAACAATTTTATTCTTTGCAATCTTAGATTTTCTATTAATTCTATTCATAAGTAAGAATAGAAATGATGAACTGATCGCGATAAAAAACGTAATTGAAATGATCCGAACAAATAGTTTTCATTCGGCTGATGAAATTCAATTAGGAAACGACTTAAAAGAATTGGAAGACGGAATCAAATCAATGTTTTTAAGGACTCAGAACGATATAACCAATCTAAAAAGATTAGAGCAGGTAAGAACTGAATTCCTGGGAAATGTTTCTCACGAACTACGCACTCCGATTTTTGCAATTCAAGGATACATAGAAACATTACTCGATGGCGCAATCAACGATGAGAATGTGAACAAATCATTTCTACAGAAAGCTAATCAGCATACAATCAATCTAAATAACCTTCTTAATGATTTGATTAACATTTCGATGATAGAATCCGGACAGATGCTTATGAGTTTTCGTTATTTCAATGTTCACGAATTTTTAGAAGGAATAATTCACGACCAAAAACCAAATGCAGTTAAGAAAAATCTTGAATTAAATCTTGTTCAGTTTAATCACACACTTCAATTGTTTGGAGATAAGCAGCGGCTCAGACAAGTGATGACTAATCTGATTCAGAATGCATTAAAATATACAGAAATAGGAAAAGTTGATGTTGGTGTTATTGAAGAAGAAAATCACGGAAGAATTTTTGTCCGTGATACTGGAATTGGAATTTCCGGTAATGATATTGATAGGATATTTGAAAGATTCTATAGAGTTGATAAAGACAGATCCAGAGAGATGGGCGGAACGGGATTAGGATTAGCCATTGTTAAACATATAGTTGATGCGCATGGTTCAAAGATTGAGTTGGTAAGTAATTTGGGAAAAGGAAGTGAGTTTTCTTTTCGTTTGAAGAAATGATAATTACAATTCATTAATAAATAGACCGAAAACAAAACTTTTTTCATATAATCCTATCGTAGAATTTAATTCATCAATTTATTGACATCAATAAGTGGTTTAGCTTATATTTACGGCTCAAAAATTGAGTGTTTGGAGGAAGAATGTTTGCAGTTGTTGATATAGCTGGGCAGCAATTTAAGGTACTGGAAAACAATAAGTATTACGTCCCGCGCTTAGATGCTGAACCTAATGCGGAGGTTACCTTTGATTCTGTATTGATGTTAGGTGATGATAAATCTACTAAAGTTGGCACACCAAATATTAAAGGTGCAAAGGTTCAAGCAAAAGTTTTAGAACATCTTAAAGATGAAAAAGTAATTGTGTTCAAAAAGAAAAGAAGAATTTCTTATAGAAGAAAGAACGGACACAGACAACTATTAACTAGAATAGAAGTTACTAAGATTTCTTAGTAGCGGAGGATTTTTCAATGGCACATAAAAAAGGTCAAGGTTCATCTCGTAACGGTCGTGATAGTAATCCGCAATATCTTGGTGTAAAAGCTTTCGGCGGAGAAAAAGTTACTGCAGGTTCAATCCTTGTTAGACAAAAAGGGACAAACTTTCATCCCGGTAAGAATGTAAAGTTAGCCGGTGATCATTCATTGTTTGCTACTGTTAATGGAGTTGTTAAATTCGAAAGAAAAAAGAACGATAGACAATTCATCAGCGTTTACGAAGCAACAGCATAAGAATTTTTTATATTCAGAAAATAAAAACCCCGACAAAAGCCGGGGTTTTTATTTATTCAAATATTGAAATAATTTTAGAAACCGAGTCTTGTCATAGCTTCAACTAATTCTTTAACAGCCTTAACAGAATTATCAAGAGCAGCTTGTTCTTCAGCATCAAGTTTGAATTCGATAATTCTCTCAACTCCGTTAGCTCCAAGCACAGTCGGCACGCCAACATAATATCCTTTAACTCCGAACTCGCCGTTTAAGAATGCACAAGTCGGAAGAATTCTTTTTTCATCATATAAGATGGCTTCAGTCATAGCAATTGCAGAAGAAGCGGGAGAATAGAAAGCTGAACCGGTCTTCAATAATTTTACAACTTCGCCGCCAGCCATCTTTGTTCTGTTAACCATTGCATCCATAACTTCTTTTGCTTTGGTTTTGTCATTGTATTTTCTTTCTAACAATTCCATAACCGGAATACCGTTTACATTAGCATAACGAACGATTGGAACCATTGTATCGCCATGTCCGCCCATCACCATTGCATTAACATCTTTAACAGACACACCAAGTTCCCAAGCAATGAAAGTTGCAAAGCGTGATGAATCAAGAACACCGGCTTGACCGATAACGCGTTTTGTTGGGAATCCCGTAATTTTTTGGAATAGTGTTACCATTGCATCAAGAGGATTTGAAATTACAATTACAATTGCATTAGGTGCATATTGTTTTACATTCTCGGCAACAGTCTTCATAATTTTAGCATTCGTTACAAGAAGATCATCTCGGCTCATGCCGGGTTTTCTTGGAAGTCCTGCGGTGATAATCACAAGATCAGATCCTTCAATATCTTTGTAATCATTCGTTCCTCTAAGATTAACATCAAACAAATCAACTCTTGAAGCTTCAACAATATCAAGTGTTTTTCCTTGCGGAAGGTCTTCAACGGTATCAAACAAAACAACATCACCTAATTGTTTTTGAGCGATTAATTGTACAAGTACTCCGCCAATCTGTCCGCCGCCGATTAAAGCAATTTTTTTTCTTCCCATATTATTCTCCAATTGAAATAATTAAATAGATAGACAGACAAAATATATGAAGATTGAGTTCAATTTTCATTAAACAAAAATGAGTTAAAAATACCGATGGTATTACTTTAATTTAATTTCTAGAATTGCTTCTGTACCGGTAGGAGTAAAATTATATCTGAGACCGTTCAGAAAAGAACGCATGATGTGTATTCCTCTTCCGTTATCCTTTAAAATATTTTCCGGTTTGGTGGGATCTGGTACGGAATCTAAATTAAAACCTTTTCCTTCATCTTTTATGATAACGGTCATTTTATCTTTATCAACTTTGATAGTGATTTTTACTTTTTTGTTAACATCGAGTTTATTTCCATGAACAATACTATTGGATGCAGCTTCGGAAAAAGAAAGTGCTAAGCTGTTTAATTTTTCGTCAGTTAGATTATATTTTTTTGCCAATTTAATTATTAACTCTTCAAGTTCAGGCAAAAGATCAGGATCGCTCTGGATTTCTTTCTCGAAAATTATTTCCTGCAAGTTTTCTCCGCAATTAATTCAATCAGTTATGTCGAAAAATATAATTACTTGTTCATTCTTACAATAGTAAATCTTAATGATTAAAAATATTTCTAAATTTTATAATTAAGCTTAATACTCATATTTGCCATTTCGCGGTTCGTATTATCTTCGGATTTTATAAATTCATACCAGCCATAAATTTTAAGATTAATCCTTTCACCAACCACGTAGCTAATTTCAGCAAGTGGTCCAATGCTTCTATAATCGGAGATTTTAATTTTTTCAATTCCTTTATTATAATTAAATGTCTCTAATGAAAAGTAACGAATGCCTAATCCGATGCTAAGCGACTGAAACTCATAATAAATTTTTGGATCAGCATACTGTTCGCTTAAATAACGTAATGGTTTACTAGAAAAACTTGACCACTTAAAATCGCCCTGCTCTGATAATTTTAAGTAACCGGAAAAAAATAATCTAAGCTTACGGCTCAATTTATAATCGGAAGAATCTCTAAACACAAATTGGCGGAATGAGTAACTCCTAAAGTTAGGATTGAGTTCTTCATAATCGAAGACTGTGTAATTTGCCGATACTTCAGCGGAGTTTGATGATGAAAAATTTCCGGTTGTAAATGCACCGCCTGAAGAAAATTTTAGAGTTCTCTTGTTATTGTTATTAGAACTACGCTGTGCAAAAATATACACTAATTTATTTAAGCTTCCTTCGAGATTAACAAAAATTCTAAAGTAGGGATTGAATTCTTTCTCAAATAGTATTCTGCCGATTGATAAAAGCTCATCCCGGTCATCATAATTAAGAATGCTGGGAGTATCGTACATCAATTTTCTATGGAAAATGCTGAAAGTAATTTTATCGTTACGGGATAAATATATTTTACTTAGTAGTGAAATATTTGCAAACTGTGAAGTATTATTTTTTTGTTGTTCAATTTCATTTCGCTCATCAATAATAATGTTATTTAATCCTTCAGTAGCCATCGGCAGATGTTTCTCATCTCTCTCAGAGAATGTAAAACGGAATGATAAATTAATATCGTCTGTTAAATAATCCGCTGAAGATGCAAAATCAATACGCGATTCTTCAATGCGTGTATCATAATTTGTGTTTGCAACATTGGTGAATGATATGTAGCGCGTGTTCCGGTCAATCCTGCGCCATGCTATTCGACCCTGAATGTCGAATGAAAGCGGAGAGTTTGCGGGTGTGAATTTTATCCTGTCCTGAATTGAGTAATTGGATTCTATTCTGCTCTGAATGTTATTCGTAATATTAAATTGGGCCGCACTTAAAGGATCTGCTGTAAAGTA is a window encoding:
- a CDS encoding Gfo/Idh/MocA family oxidoreductase, which gives rise to MEKTKVAVIGLGGIAQLVHLPILSKLMNVQISAVADRNKNQLNSVGDIFKIEKRYTDHKEMLDKEEIEAVIIATPTNTHLEIALDCLKANKHILIEKPIARSVEEAKQINAASKKYKKQVMVGMNLRYRPDAMLMKSLVNSGELGDICYIRCGWLRKQSNEQKWFINKSQSGGGVIIDLGILILDLALWILNDKKMKSVSVQKFNHNTKDVEDSAIGLIRFDDDRVISFEVSWGLHSEWDKFHLAAFGTEGTAHLNPLRAYKRMESSHIDYTVSNQSNQTNLFKKSYENELKHFIGVVRENTPVISTGDDAVSLMILLEALYKSAKLKKEINL
- a CDS encoding response regulator transcription factor translates to MQTKILLVDDEKDIVEFLQYNLVQEGFKVITAFNGKEALEKISQKPDLIILDVMMPKMDGYEVCSKIRSMEEFKNTPIIFLTAKASEQDEVLGLNIGADDFIQKPISPKKLTARVKSNLRKLETSQTEISNAAEINAGPLTINKEKYSVSLAGKQIVFPKKEFEILAYLASHPGKVFHRDKILSDIWGSEIFVVERTIDVHVRKIREKLGDYADLIETIKGVGYRFKSDE
- a CDS encoding ATP-binding protein — protein: MSNLKKYFFSAKRIIPSVFSVTTILIILFSFLFSLTVIQLLETILFFAILDFLLILFISKNRNDELIAIKNVIEMIRTNSFHSADEIQLGNDLKELEDGIKSMFLRTQNDITNLKRLEQVRTEFLGNVSHELRTPIFAIQGYIETLLDGAINDENVNKSFLQKANQHTINLNNLLNDLINISMIESGQMLMSFRYFNVHEFLEGIIHDQKPNAVKKNLELNLVQFNHTLQLFGDKQRLRQVMTNLIQNALKYTEIGKVDVGVIEEENHGRIFVRDTGIGISGNDIDRIFERFYRVDKDRSREMGGTGLGLAIVKHIVDAHGSKIELVSNLGKGSEFSFRLKK
- the rplU gene encoding 50S ribosomal protein L21, with the translated sequence MFAVVDIAGQQFKVLENNKYYVPRLDAEPNAEVTFDSVLMLGDDKSTKVGTPNIKGAKVQAKVLEHLKDEKVIVFKKKRRISYRRKNGHRQLLTRIEVTKIS
- the rpmA gene encoding 50S ribosomal protein L27 — translated: MAHKKGQGSSRNGRDSNPQYLGVKAFGGEKVTAGSILVRQKGTNFHPGKNVKLAGDHSLFATVNGVVKFERKKNDRQFISVYEATA
- the mdh gene encoding malate dehydrogenase, with protein sequence MGRKKIALIGGGQIGGVLVQLIAQKQLGDVVLFDTVEDLPQGKTLDIVEASRVDLFDVNLRGTNDYKDIEGSDLVIITAGLPRKPGMSRDDLLVTNAKIMKTVAENVKQYAPNAIVIVISNPLDAMVTLFQKITGFPTKRVIGQAGVLDSSRFATFIAWELGVSVKDVNAMVMGGHGDTMVPIVRYANVNGIPVMELLERKYNDKTKAKEVMDAMVNRTKMAGGEVVKLLKTGSAFYSPASSAIAMTEAILYDEKRILPTCAFLNGEFGVKGYYVGVPTVLGANGVERIIEFKLDAEEQAALDNSVKAVKELVEAMTRLGF
- a CDS encoding ATP-binding protein, coding for MQEIIFEKEIQSDPDLLPELEELIIKLAKKYNLTDEKLNSLALSFSEAASNSIVHGNKLDVNKKVKITIKVDKDKMTVIIKDEGKGFNLDSVPDPTKPENILKDNGRGIHIMRSFLNGLRYNFTPTGTEAILEIKLK